The following are from one region of the Streptomyces tuirus genome:
- a CDS encoding bifunctional metallophosphatase/5'-nucleotidase — translation MPATSPASAHQERRRRRTNRFVALTAGVVTVGALAAAALPGSASAGEEHKGGYGRYQDVQLLSFNDLHGNLEPPAGSSGRVTETQADGTTKTIDAGGVEYLATHLRQARKGEKYSITAAGGDMVGASPLISGLFHDEPAIEALNKLDLDVTSVGNHEFDEGAKELARLQNGGCHPKDGCYADEKFKGADFPYLAANVLDEKTERPILKPYWVWKKNGVKVGFIGVTLEGTPDIVSAEGVKGLSFKDEVETINKYAKVLQKQGVKSIVALLHEGGFPASTSYNYDCDSPGAGDGISGPIVDIAKNVTPQVDALVTGHTHNAYVCSIADPAGKPRMVTSAASFGRLYTDTTLTYDRKTGDIARTAVKSANRVVTRDVPKAPDMTELISKWNALAAPIGNKPIGYISGDIGNTGSESPLGDLIADAQLAHGKQLDPETDLALMNPGGIRAPLTYAAKAGEGDGVVTYAEGFTVQPFANTVNLQDFTGAQVIQVLKEQVSGPNAAAPKVLQVSSGLTYTLDLTKSGADRVVTDSIRLNGSAIDPAATYRVATNSFLAGGGDGFPTLGQGTNDVVGSDDLTALEQYLTANSSASNPIAPPKADRITIVK, via the coding sequence ATGCCAGCCACTTCACCGGCGTCGGCGCACCAGGAGCGCCGCAGACGTCGTACGAACCGTTTCGTCGCTCTCACCGCCGGTGTCGTCACCGTCGGCGCGCTGGCCGCCGCGGCGCTGCCCGGTTCGGCCAGTGCCGGCGAGGAGCACAAGGGCGGGTACGGCCGCTACCAGGACGTGCAGCTGCTGTCGTTCAACGACCTGCACGGCAACCTCGAGCCGCCGGCCGGTTCCTCCGGCCGGGTCACCGAGACGCAGGCCGACGGGACGACGAAGACCATCGACGCCGGTGGTGTCGAGTACCTCGCCACGCATCTGCGGCAGGCCCGCAAGGGCGAGAAGTACTCCATCACGGCGGCCGGCGGCGACATGGTCGGCGCCTCCCCGCTGATCTCCGGGCTGTTCCACGACGAGCCGGCCATCGAGGCGCTGAACAAGCTCGACCTCGACGTCACCTCCGTCGGCAACCACGAGTTCGACGAGGGGGCCAAGGAGCTGGCCCGCCTGCAGAACGGCGGCTGCCACCCGAAGGACGGCTGCTACGCGGACGAGAAGTTCAAGGGCGCCGACTTCCCCTACCTGGCGGCCAACGTCCTCGACGAGAAGACCGAGAGGCCGATCCTCAAGCCCTACTGGGTGTGGAAGAAGAACGGCGTCAAGGTCGGCTTCATCGGAGTGACCCTGGAGGGCACCCCGGACATCGTCTCCGCCGAGGGCGTCAAGGGCCTGTCCTTCAAGGACGAGGTCGAGACGATCAACAAGTACGCCAAGGTGCTGCAGAAGCAGGGCGTGAAGTCGATCGTCGCCCTCCTCCACGAGGGCGGCTTCCCGGCGTCGACGTCGTACAACTACGACTGTGACTCCCCGGGCGCCGGCGACGGCATCTCCGGCCCGATCGTCGACATCGCCAAGAACGTCACGCCGCAGGTGGACGCGCTGGTCACCGGCCACACCCACAACGCGTACGTGTGCAGCATCGCCGACCCGGCGGGCAAGCCCCGCATGGTCACCTCGGCCGCGTCCTTCGGCCGCCTCTACACCGACACCACGCTGACCTACGACCGGAAGACCGGCGACATCGCCCGTACGGCCGTGAAGTCCGCGAACCGCGTGGTCACCCGGGACGTCCCCAAGGCGCCCGACATGACCGAGCTGATCAGCAAGTGGAACGCCCTGGCCGCGCCCATCGGCAACAAGCCGATCGGCTACATCTCCGGCGACATCGGCAACACCGGCAGCGAGTCCCCGCTCGGCGACCTCATCGCCGACGCCCAGCTCGCCCACGGCAAGCAGCTCGACCCGGAGACCGACCTGGCGCTGATGAACCCGGGCGGTATCCGCGCCCCGCTGACCTACGCCGCCAAGGCCGGTGAGGGCGACGGGGTCGTCACCTACGCCGAGGGCTTCACGGTCCAGCCGTTCGCGAACACCGTGAACCTCCAGGACTTCACGGGAGCGCAGGTCATCCAGGTGCTCAAGGAGCAGGTGTCCGGCCCGAACGCGGCGGCCCCGAAGGTCCTCCAGGTCTCGTCCGGCCTCACCTACACGCTGGACCTCACCAAGTCCGGTGCCGACCGGGTGGTCACGGACAGCATCAGGCTGAACGGCTCGGCCATCGACCCGGCCGCCACCTACCGCGTCGCGACGAACAGCTTCCTCGCGGGCGGCGGCGACGGATTCCCGACCCTCGGGCAGGGCACGAACGACGTGGTCGGCAGCGACGACCTGACGGCTCTGGAGCAGTACCTGACGGCCAACTCCTCGGCGTCGAACCCGATCGCGCCGCCGAAGGCGGACCGCATCACGATCGTGAAGTAA
- a CDS encoding ABC transporter ATP-binding protein, with amino-acid sequence MTPTVSASGLSLRYGGTRALDDVSLRLTAGVTGLLGPNGAGKTTLLRVLATALPADRGAFTVLGHDPGTARGRQEVRRRLGYLPQTPGFHPDFTAFEFVDYVAILKEMTDRGARHREVRRVLDEVGLADVRGKRIRKLSGGMRQRVALGAALVGGPGFLVLDEPTVGLDPEQRMRFRELIATAGEGRTVLLSTHQTEDVAMLCHRVIVMAGGRVRFEGTPAELTARAAGRVWSSTERDPGAKAGWRTGTGTFRNVGDPPSGADLLEPTLEDGYLLTLDDAGAEVAA; translated from the coding sequence ATGACCCCGACCGTGTCCGCCTCCGGGCTGAGCCTCCGCTACGGCGGCACCCGGGCCCTCGACGACGTGTCGCTGCGGCTGACCGCCGGCGTCACCGGGCTGCTCGGCCCCAACGGCGCCGGAAAGACCACGCTGCTGCGGGTGCTCGCCACGGCCCTGCCCGCCGACCGGGGGGCCTTCACCGTCCTCGGGCACGACCCGGGCACCGCCCGCGGCCGCCAGGAGGTGCGGCGCCGGCTGGGCTATCTGCCGCAGACGCCGGGCTTCCACCCGGACTTCACCGCCTTCGAGTTCGTCGACTACGTGGCGATCCTCAAGGAGATGACCGACCGGGGCGCCCGGCACCGGGAGGTGCGGCGGGTGCTCGACGAGGTCGGCCTGGCGGACGTGCGGGGCAAGCGGATCCGCAAGCTGTCCGGCGGGATGCGGCAGCGCGTCGCCCTGGGGGCCGCCCTGGTCGGCGGGCCCGGGTTCCTGGTCCTCGACGAGCCGACCGTGGGGCTGGACCCCGAACAGCGCATGCGCTTCCGGGAGTTGATCGCCACAGCGGGTGAGGGGCGGACGGTCCTGCTGTCCACCCACCAGACGGAGGACGTGGCGATGCTCTGCCACCGCGTCATCGTCATGGCCGGAGGGCGCGTGCGCTTCGAGGGCACCCCGGCCGAGCTGACCGCGCGGGCCGCCGGGCGCGTGTGGAGCAGCACCGAGCGGGACCCGGGCGCGAAGGCGGGCTGGCGCACCGGCACCGGGACCTTCCGCAACGTGGGGGACCCGCCGTCCGGCGCCGACCTGCTCGAACCCACCCTGGAGGACGGCTACCTGCTCACGCTCGACGACGCCGGAGCGGAGGTGGCGGCATGA
- a CDS encoding LmeA family phospholipid-binding protein, protein MRTPHHLDAHPRPNPYEELAALDDGPLEETPLEEFLTEERDAGAEDAWAPPDHRRGGKRRRKNRFAGLPLAVKAVVGLAVLASFAALGDRWAVLYAEHRAADTLKDRLGLAAAPEVEIGGFPFLTQLADKRLDSVKVTVPDVAADRVSLAKVSATAHDVTLNADGLTSVRGAHVPRFDGDVQLTFADLNRELGASQVTFTGEGRDRVRANGTLPVAGHNLRLRAEARIQRQGERGIATEIGKMRLDIGDLATYRPGTRASEGLHLTAKGTADLARETRKAKALLSVPAIVRRMGVPEATVREALADDGKLAELTGSPRFARQAAGLNLIDLALENPEVMRRLGLDPNLLDSLSDLTRPALADRLSLAFELPEPDQGDVRLQEVRVEEDGIRVRVSGSGLTVGR, encoded by the coding sequence ATGCGTACCCCCCACCACCTAGATGCGCATCCCCGACCGAACCCGTACGAGGAGCTCGCCGCCCTCGATGACGGGCCTCTGGAGGAGACCCCTCTGGAGGAGTTCCTCACGGAGGAACGCGATGCGGGCGCCGAGGACGCCTGGGCCCCGCCGGACCACCGCCGCGGCGGCAAGCGGCGCAGGAAGAATCGTTTCGCTGGCTTGCCGCTCGCGGTGAAGGCGGTGGTCGGCCTGGCCGTCCTCGCCTCGTTCGCCGCCCTCGGCGACCGCTGGGCCGTGCTGTACGCCGAGCACCGGGCCGCCGACACCCTCAAGGACCGCCTCGGCCTGGCCGCGGCGCCCGAGGTGGAGATCGGCGGCTTCCCCTTCCTCACCCAACTCGCCGACAAGCGGCTGGACTCGGTGAAGGTGACCGTCCCGGACGTCGCCGCCGACCGGGTCTCCCTGGCCAAGGTGTCGGCCACGGCCCACGACGTGACGCTGAACGCCGACGGCCTCACCTCCGTGCGCGGCGCCCACGTCCCCCGCTTCGACGGGGACGTCCAGCTCACCTTCGCCGACCTCAACCGCGAACTCGGCGCCTCCCAGGTGACGTTCACCGGCGAGGGCCGCGACCGGGTCCGGGCGAACGGCACCCTGCCGGTCGCCGGGCACAACCTCCGGCTGCGCGCCGAGGCCCGGATCCAGCGGCAGGGGGAGCGGGGCATCGCCACGGAGATCGGCAAGATGCGCCTGGACATCGGCGACCTGGCCACCTACCGCCCCGGCACCCGCGCCTCGGAGGGCCTGCATCTGACGGCCAAGGGCACCGCCGACCTCGCCCGGGAGACCCGCAAGGCCAAGGCGCTGCTGTCGGTCCCGGCCATCGTGCGGCGGATGGGCGTGCCCGAGGCGACCGTGCGCGAGGCCCTGGCCGACGACGGCAAACTCGCCGAGCTGACCGGCTCCCCGCGCTTCGCCCGCCAGGCCGCCGGCCTCAACCTCATCGACCTGGCCCTGGAGAACCCCGAGGTCATGCGCCGCCTGGGCCTGGACCCCAACCTGCTCGACTCCCTGTCGGACCTGACCCGCCCGGCCCTGGCCGACCGACTGTCCCTGGCGTTCGAACTGCCCGAACCGGACCAGGGAGACGTGCGGTTGCAGGAGGTACGGGTGGAGGAGGACGGCATCCGTGTGCGGGTGTCGGGATCGGGGCTGACGGTGGGGCGGTGA
- a CDS encoding ABC transporter, whose translation MLLTRHLVLPVHRTLPWGAVGAAGAAGWLLTALTRTGESAERLSLYLLRAAILAFAVGLAFLLDDPARHTTAAVPTPRPVRTALRVALAAPAAAAWWTVALLLVPPYVRPPVGDITLEAGAACALAVTGAAAAVRFSEVARPGLPVAIGLLTTALLAMLFQPGRWALFVPVEDERWAAAHDRWGVVLAGAVILGAVCAVEPLRRRSRS comes from the coding sequence GTGCTCCTGACCCGGCACCTGGTGCTCCCCGTCCACCGGACACTGCCGTGGGGAGCGGTCGGCGCGGCCGGGGCGGCGGGATGGCTGCTCACCGCGCTGACCCGGACCGGTGAGAGCGCGGAACGGCTCTCCCTGTACCTGCTGCGGGCCGCGATCCTCGCCTTCGCGGTGGGCCTGGCCTTCCTCCTGGACGACCCGGCCCGGCACACCACCGCCGCCGTACCGACCCCCCGCCCGGTCCGGACCGCCCTGCGCGTCGCCCTGGCCGCCCCGGCCGCGGCGGCCTGGTGGACGGTGGCCCTGCTGCTCGTGCCGCCGTACGTACGGCCCCCGGTCGGCGACATCACCCTCGAAGCCGGGGCCGCCTGCGCCCTGGCGGTGACCGGCGCGGCGGCCGCGGTGCGCTTCAGCGAGGTCGCCCGGCCCGGACTCCCGGTCGCGATCGGCCTGCTGACCACGGCCCTCCTGGCGATGCTGTTCCAGCCCGGGCGCTGGGCGCTGTTCGTGCCCGTCGAGGACGAACGGTGGGCCGCGGCCCACGACCGCTGGGGCGTGGTGCTGGCCGGGGCCGTGATCCTGGGCGCGGTATGCGCGGTGGAGCCACTGCGGCGGCGCAGCCGGTCATAG
- the mshD gene encoding mycothiol synthase, with translation MTSDDTVRPGRPRSIETLTALSTEQTEAVLGLLDEAAGADGQQAVSEQGRLQLRGGEREGVSHLLLTVGGELVGYAQLEDTDLVEPPAAELVVHPGHRGHGHGRALGSALLAASGKRLRVWAHGGHSAARHLAQVLGLTLFRELRQMRRPLTGFDAPEPVLPEGVTVRTFVPGKDDAAWLAVNAAAFAHHPEQGSLTQRDLDDRKAEPWFDPEGFFLAFRGGELVGFHWTKVHAEEGLGEVYVLGVGPGAQGGGLGKSLTTIGLRHLAGRGLPTAMLYVDADNKAAVSVYERLGFTTHEVDLMYRTET, from the coding sequence ATGACCAGCGACGACACCGTACGACCCGGACGCCCCCGCTCGATCGAGACCCTGACCGCGCTCTCCACGGAGCAGACCGAGGCCGTGCTCGGACTGCTCGACGAGGCGGCCGGGGCCGACGGGCAGCAGGCGGTGTCCGAACAGGGCCGGTTGCAGTTGCGCGGCGGGGAGCGGGAGGGCGTGTCCCATCTGCTGCTCACCGTCGGCGGGGAACTTGTCGGTTACGCCCAGCTGGAGGACACGGACCTGGTGGAGCCGCCGGCCGCCGAGCTGGTCGTGCACCCCGGGCACCGCGGGCACGGGCACGGGCGGGCGCTCGGCTCGGCGCTGCTGGCGGCCTCCGGCAAGCGGCTGCGGGTGTGGGCGCACGGCGGGCACTCCGCCGCCCGGCATCTCGCGCAGGTCCTCGGCCTGACCCTCTTCCGTGAACTGCGCCAGATGAGGAGGCCGTTGACCGGCTTCGACGCACCCGAGCCGGTGCTCCCCGAGGGCGTCACCGTCCGCACCTTCGTCCCCGGCAAGGACGACGCGGCCTGGCTCGCGGTGAACGCCGCCGCCTTCGCCCACCACCCCGAGCAGGGCTCCCTCACCCAGCGCGACCTCGACGACCGCAAGGCCGAGCCGTGGTTCGACCCGGAGGGCTTCTTCCTCGCCTTCCGCGGCGGCGAACTCGTGGGCTTCCACTGGACCAAGGTGCACGCCGAGGAGGGCCTGGGCGAGGTCTACGTCCTCGGCGTCGGCCCCGGCGCGCAGGGCGGCGGCCTCGGCAAGTCCCTGACCACGATCGGGCTGCGGCACCTGGCGGGGCGGGGGCTGCCGACGGCGATGCTGTACGTCGACGCCGACAACAAGGCGGCGGTGTCGGTGTACGAGCGGCTGGGCTTCACCACGCACGAGGTGGACCTGATGTACCGGACGGAGACCTGA
- a CDS encoding S1C family serine protease: MTESFHRSGGYENPYQGQQQAPVNPEWPPPPAYAPAQAPHPKKRGRGPFALIAAVAIVAAAIGGGTAYGIQELTGNDTVASSSTSTNVVPSSQKGTVAGVAKAVSPSIVEISATSNAGSSTGSGVIITSGGEIITNNHVVSGASQIKATTNDGKSYTAKVVGTDSKKDLALIKLENASGLKAATLGDSAGIQVGDQVVAIGSPEGLSGTVTSGIISALDRDVTVPTEEDQGQGQGQGDEWPFEFGGRQFNGDTGSDTTTYKALQTDASLNPGNSGGALIDMNGNIIGINSAMYSPAGQASSSSAAGSVGLGFSIPINTVKADLAKLRAGSTD, translated from the coding sequence ATGACCGAGAGCTTCCACCGCAGTGGCGGGTACGAGAACCCTTACCAGGGTCAGCAGCAGGCCCCGGTGAACCCCGAGTGGCCGCCCCCGCCGGCGTACGCCCCGGCGCAGGCTCCGCATCCGAAGAAGCGCGGCCGTGGCCCCTTCGCCCTGATCGCCGCCGTGGCGATCGTGGCCGCTGCGATAGGCGGCGGCACCGCCTACGGCATCCAGGAACTGACCGGCAACGACACCGTCGCCTCCAGCTCCACCAGCACCAACGTGGTCCCCTCCAGCCAGAAGGGCACCGTGGCCGGCGTCGCGAAGGCCGTCAGCCCGAGCATCGTCGAGATCAGCGCCACCTCCAACGCCGGGTCCTCCACAGGCTCCGGCGTGATCATCACCAGCGGCGGCGAGATCATCACCAACAACCACGTCGTCTCCGGTGCCTCCCAGATCAAGGCGACGACCAACGACGGCAAGTCCTACACCGCGAAGGTCGTCGGCACCGACAGCAAGAAGGACCTGGCGCTGATCAAGCTGGAGAACGCCTCCGGCCTGAAGGCCGCCACGCTCGGCGACTCGGCCGGGATCCAGGTCGGCGACCAGGTCGTGGCCATCGGCTCCCCCGAGGGCCTGTCCGGCACCGTCACCAGCGGCATCATCTCGGCCCTCGACCGTGACGTCACCGTCCCGACCGAGGAGGACCAGGGGCAGGGCCAGGGCCAGGGCGACGAGTGGCCGTTCGAGTTCGGCGGGCGCCAGTTCAACGGCGACACCGGCTCCGACACGACGACGTACAAGGCGCTCCAGACCGACGCGTCCCTCAACCCGGGCAACTCGGGCGGCGCGCTGATCGACATGAACGGCAACATCATCGGGATCAACTCCGCGATGTACTCGCCGGCCGGCCAGGCCTCCTCGTCCTCCGCCGCGGGCAGCGTCGGCCTGGGCTTCTCCATCCCGATCAACACCGTCAAGGCCGACCTCGCGAAGCTGCGGGCGGGATCGACCGACTGA
- a CDS encoding ABC transporter permease, whose translation MTTVVEKPLAPGTRNEPGGPFQAVLALALFESRRLLTRIPVLLAFAAYVGWTVWRAGRAWGDYPALQDADRATQDAPMLVGLAVLLSVNQAALRSRRHGTERHFAVLPLPHWCRTVAHALSVLAPALVTAVCVAGQFGREALRPGAIGQGSVGELLVGPLTVLLLGLAGLLMAGLVRSVLAAPLLVVFGLFLFAFWGMSDDASRWLLPAVGEFTSNTLPSDLMGRPAGWHALYLAGLALLLGLVAVLAAGGRKPAVLAGTAGALAMTLVGAVAQSGGDSPRLVEARERATVHPEQLQSCVRRDGSTYCAFPEWGPRVADWAAVVDRVRSLAGGAAHEQDVVVRQRVEARYGLSGDGALMPLERPHEVTVGTQWGGNRVPEFSAAVAGVLIAGDEKAATSICDARIVPLMWLAVGWEPDPLDALRRVRLDDSITGSAMVLQPTDGLSMTVAQTEVLRALLDLPRGEAGARVKDRWRELTAPKITAARAAELLDLPEPDGEDKCS comes from the coding sequence ATGACCACGGTCGTGGAGAAGCCGCTCGCTCCCGGGACACGGAACGAGCCCGGCGGGCCCTTCCAGGCCGTGCTCGCCCTTGCCCTGTTCGAGTCCCGCCGGCTGCTGACCCGGATTCCGGTGCTGCTCGCCTTCGCCGCCTACGTCGGCTGGACCGTGTGGCGGGCCGGCAGGGCCTGGGGCGACTACCCGGCCCTCCAGGACGCGGACCGCGCCACCCAGGACGCCCCGATGCTGGTCGGCCTCGCCGTCCTGCTGTCCGTCAACCAGGCCGCCCTGCGCTCCCGACGGCACGGCACGGAGCGGCACTTCGCGGTGCTGCCGCTCCCGCACTGGTGCCGCACGGTCGCCCACGCCCTGTCGGTCCTGGCCCCGGCCCTGGTCACCGCCGTGTGCGTGGCCGGGCAGTTCGGCCGGGAGGCACTGCGGCCCGGGGCGATCGGGCAGGGGTCGGTGGGCGAACTGCTCGTCGGGCCGCTGACGGTGCTGCTGCTCGGACTGGCCGGGCTGCTCATGGCCGGGCTGGTGAGATCGGTCCTCGCGGCCCCGCTGCTGGTCGTGTTCGGGCTCTTCCTGTTCGCCTTCTGGGGCATGAGCGACGACGCGAGCCGCTGGCTGCTGCCGGCCGTCGGCGAGTTCACGAGCAACACGCTGCCCTCCGACCTGATGGGCCGGCCCGCCGGCTGGCACGCCCTGTACCTCGCCGGACTGGCCCTGCTCCTCGGCCTGGTGGCGGTCCTGGCCGCCGGTGGCCGCAAGCCGGCCGTCCTGGCCGGTACCGCCGGAGCGCTCGCCATGACGCTGGTCGGCGCAGTGGCCCAGTCGGGCGGCGACTCCCCCCGGCTGGTCGAGGCACGCGAACGCGCCACCGTGCACCCCGAGCAGCTGCAGTCCTGCGTCCGCCGGGACGGCTCCACCTACTGCGCGTTCCCCGAGTGGGGGCCACGGGTCGCCGACTGGGCCGCGGTGGTGGACCGGGTCCGCTCCCTGGCCGGGGGCGCCGCCCACGAGCAGGACGTCGTCGTACGGCAGCGGGTCGAGGCGCGCTACGGCCTCTCCGGCGACGGCGCCCTGATGCCGCTGGAGCGTCCGCACGAGGTGACGGTGGGCACCCAGTGGGGCGGCAACCGCGTTCCCGAGTTCTCCGCCGCCGTGGCCGGTGTGCTGATCGCGGGCGACGAGAAGGCCGCGACCTCGATCTGCGACGCCCGCATCGTCCCCCTGATGTGGCTGGCCGTGGGCTGGGAGCCGGACCCGCTCGACGCGCTGCGCCGCGTCCGGCTCGACGACAGCATCACCGGCTCCGCCATGGTGCTCCAGCCCACGGACGGGCTGTCCATGACCGTGGCCCAGACCGAGGTGCTGCGCGCACTGCTCGACCTGCCCCGGGGCGAGGCCGGCGCACGGGTCAAGGACCGGTGGCGCGAACTGACCGCGCCGAAGATCACCGCCGCCCGGGCCGCCGAGCTGCTGGACCTGCCCGAGCCCGACGGGGAGGACAAGTGCTCCTGA
- a CDS encoding response regulator transcription factor: MSPADGDRDPQRILIVDDEPAVREALQRSLAFEGYGTEVAVDGADALEKAATYRPDLVVLDIQMPRMDGLTAARRIRATGDTTPILMLTARDTVGDRVTGLDAGADDYLVKPFELDELFARIRALLRRSSYAAAVGAADPADEDALTFADLRMDLATREVTRGGRPVELTRTEFTLLEMFMAHPRQVLTREQILKAVWGFDFEPSSNSLDVYVMYLRRKTEAGGEPRLVHTVRGVGYVLRQGGAE; this comes from the coding sequence ATGAGCCCCGCAGACGGCGACCGTGACCCGCAGCGCATCCTGATCGTCGACGACGAGCCGGCCGTACGCGAAGCACTCCAGCGCAGCCTCGCGTTCGAGGGGTACGGGACCGAGGTCGCCGTCGACGGCGCCGACGCGCTCGAGAAGGCGGCGACCTACCGGCCCGACCTGGTGGTCCTCGACATCCAGATGCCGCGCATGGACGGCCTGACGGCGGCGCGCCGCATCCGTGCCACGGGCGACACCACGCCGATCCTGATGCTCACGGCCCGCGACACGGTCGGCGACCGCGTCACCGGCCTCGACGCGGGCGCCGACGACTACCTGGTCAAGCCGTTCGAACTCGACGAACTCTTCGCCCGCATCCGCGCGCTGCTGCGCCGCAGCTCCTACGCGGCGGCCGTGGGCGCGGCCGACCCGGCCGACGAGGACGCGCTCACCTTCGCCGACCTGCGCATGGACCTCGCGACACGGGAGGTCACGCGGGGCGGGCGCCCGGTGGAGCTGACCCGCACCGAGTTCACGCTCCTGGAGATGTTCATGGCACACCCGCGCCAGGTCCTCACCCGGGAGCAGATCCTCAAGGCCGTCTGGGGCTTCGACTTCGAGCCGTCGTCGAACTCCCTCGACGTGTACGTCATGTACCTGCGCCGCAAGACCGAGGCGGGCGGCGAACCGCGCCTCGTCCACACGGTCCGGGGCGTCGGATACGTGTTGCGGCAGGGCGGCGCGGAGTGA
- a CDS encoding sensor histidine kinase: MSPRTVVRRFRSLPIRSRLALLVAAAVAFAVAAVSVTCWFIVQGKLYDEIDNDLKSSVGPLRPDDFQSLTDNCRQTPSDTLGMGTRPKSYGQLVRADGKVCLFPSSTAQVQVRGEDKAVAKDPVPNQGQIRDGTDNDGNKLRVLATAVVIKDGPLTQGVAADYSLVVALPLKGTQSTLNELALILLLVSGVGVLGAGAAGLAVARAGLRPVDKLTEAVEHVARTEDLHIRIPVADDSEDEIARLSRSFNSMTSALASSQELQQQLIADAGHELRTPLTSLRTNIELLTRSEETGRPIPEADRKALLASVKAQMTELAALIGDLQELSRPDTGQHAGRTQIVAWHDTVESALRRARLRGPELTITADVQPWFVRAEPSALERAVVNILDNAVKFSPAGGTIEVCLASGTLTVRDHGPGILADELPHVFDRFWRSPSARALPGSGLGLSIVARTVQQAGGEVSLSRAENGGTVATVRLPGAAVPPPEDLPLP, translated from the coding sequence GTGAGTCCCCGCACGGTCGTACGGCGCTTCCGCTCCCTGCCGATCCGCTCCCGCCTTGCGCTGCTGGTGGCGGCGGCGGTGGCGTTCGCGGTGGCGGCGGTGTCGGTGACGTGCTGGTTCATCGTGCAGGGGAAGTTGTACGACGAGATCGACAACGACCTGAAGTCGTCGGTCGGGCCGCTGCGTCCGGACGACTTCCAGAGCCTCACGGACAACTGCCGCCAGACGCCGTCCGACACGCTGGGCATGGGGACCCGGCCCAAGAGCTACGGGCAGCTGGTCCGGGCCGACGGCAAGGTGTGCCTCTTCCCGAGTTCCACGGCCCAGGTACAGGTCCGCGGCGAGGACAAGGCCGTGGCCAAGGACCCCGTCCCGAACCAGGGCCAGATCCGCGACGGCACGGACAACGACGGCAACAAGCTCCGCGTCCTGGCCACGGCGGTCGTCATCAAGGACGGGCCCCTGACGCAGGGTGTGGCCGCGGACTACTCCCTCGTCGTCGCCCTGCCGCTCAAGGGAACCCAGTCCACGCTCAACGAGCTCGCCCTGATCCTCCTTCTCGTCTCCGGCGTCGGAGTGCTGGGTGCCGGAGCCGCCGGCCTGGCCGTCGCCCGGGCCGGGCTGCGCCCCGTGGACAAGCTGACCGAGGCCGTCGAGCACGTGGCCCGTACGGAGGATCTGCACATCCGCATCCCCGTGGCGGACGACAGCGAGGACGAGATCGCCCGGCTGTCCCGGTCCTTCAACTCGATGACGTCGGCGCTGGCCAGCTCCCAGGAGCTGCAACAGCAACTGATCGCGGACGCCGGCCATGAACTCCGCACGCCGCTCACGTCCCTGCGCACCAACATCGAACTCCTCACCCGCAGCGAGGAAACGGGCCGCCCCATCCCCGAGGCGGACCGCAAGGCGCTGCTCGCGTCGGTGAAGGCGCAGATGACGGAACTGGCCGCGCTCATCGGCGACCTCCAGGAGCTGTCCCGCCCGGACACGGGCCAGCACGCGGGCCGGACACAGATCGTCGCCTGGCACGACACGGTCGAGTCGGCGCTGCGGCGGGCCCGGCTGCGGGGCCCGGAGCTCACGATCACGGCGGACGTCCAGCCGTGGTTCGTCCGGGCGGAACCCTCCGCCCTGGAACGGGCGGTGGTCAACATCCTCGACAACGCGGTGAAGTTCAGCCCGGCGGGCGGCACGATCGAGGTCTGCCTGGCCTCGGGCACCCTCACGGTCCGCGACCACGGCCCGGGCATCCTCGCCGACGAACTCCCCCACGTCTTCGACCGCTTCTGGCGCTCCCCGAGCGCACGCGCACTGCCGGGCTCGGGCCTGGGCCTGTCGATCGTGGCGCGTACGGTGCAGCAGGCCGGGGGCGAGGTCTCCTTGTCCCGGGCGGAGAACGGCGGCACGGTGGCGACAGTACGACTGCCCGGGGCGGCGGTCCCCCCACCGGAGGATCTGCCCCTTCCCTGA